From one Thamnophis elegans isolate rThaEle1 chromosome 9, rThaEle1.pri, whole genome shotgun sequence genomic stretch:
- the NIPAL1 gene encoding magnesium transporter NIPA3, giving the protein MLCTNPGFRPSYALKVYGSWHHEELLVPGNSTGEVFPLSCPNSQHAWCQILNVSELQASFFVYSGRYPNETVLNVSTPQGSKYSLYLGVALAIGSSIFVGSSFILKKKGLLQMAAKGFTRAGEGGYSYLKEWLWWAGLLSMGIGEAANFAAYAFAPATLVTPLGALSVLISAILSSYFLDEKLNIHGKMGCVLSILGSTVMVIHAPEEEQITSLDDMEIKLKDPVFIVFAAVVILTSLVLIFVVAPRFGQTNILVYISICSLIGAFSVSSVKGLGIAIKDMLYQKPVFRNPLLYVLAVILVLAVSTQINYLNKSLDVFNTSLVTPIYYVCFTTTVVICSVILFKEWNSMELGDIVGTLSGFFTIIIGIFFLHAFKNVSITWNQLAASVKKEPSLPLHAYESHHTLLENMDAPLSICDEDNTLFSRGNERQ; this is encoded by the exons ATGCTATGTACCAATCCTGGGTTCCGTCCATCCTACGCATTGAAAGTTTACGGATCTTGGCATCATGAAGAGCTGTTGGTGCCTGGAAACTCAACAG GGGAAGTGTTTCCTTTGTCTTGCCCCAACTCTCAACATGCCTGGTGCCAGATCCTCAACGTCTCGGAGCTACAAGCTTCTTTTTTTGTCTATTCGGGGAGATACCCCAACGAAACGGTGCTGAATGTTTCCACTCCCCAAGGAAGCAAATACAGCTTATACCTAGGTGTCGCACTGGCCATCGGCTCCAGTATCTTTGTGGGCTCCAGTTTTATATTGAAGAAGAAGGGCCTTTTGCAAATGGCTGCAAAAGGTTTCACTAGAGctg GAGAAGGGGGCTATTCGTACCTCAAAGAATGGTTATGGTGGGCTGGATTGCTTTCAA TGGGAATAGGAGAAGCTGCCAACTTTGCTGCATATGCCTTTGCCCCGGCAACTTTGGTCACTCCATTGGGGGCACTAAGTGTCCTTATAAG TGCGATATTGTCTTCctatttcttggatgaaaagctcaACATTCACGGAAAGATGGGCTGCGTGTTAAGCATTCTGGGGTCCACCGTGATGGTTATCCATGCTCCTGAAGAGGAACAAATCACATCATTGGATGACATGGAAATCAAACTGAAAGACCCAG TCTTCATTGTGTTTGCCGCCGTTGTAATTCTGACCTCGCTGGTACTTATTTTTGTTGTCGCTCCACGTTTTGGGCAGACCAATATACTGGTCTACATCTCCATCTGTTCCCTGATCGGGGCTTTTTCCGTCTCCTCCGTCAAAGGCCTGGGCATCGCTATTAAGGACATGCTCTATCAGAAGCCAGTCTTCCGAAATCCGCTGCTCTATGTTTTAGCCGTCATTTTGGTGCTGGCCGTCAGTACTCAAATCAACTACCTCAACAAGTCATTGGATGTGTTTAATACGTCTCTGGTCACCCCCATTTATTATGTGTGCTTCACCACCACAGTGGTGATCTGCTCCGTGATCCTCTTCAAAGAATGGAACAGCATGGAACTTGGAGATATCGTCGGGACCTTGAGTGGATTCTTCACCATCATCATTGGCATTTTCTTCCTCCACGCTTTCAAAAATGTCAGCATTACCTGGAACCAGTTGGCGGCTTCCGTTAAAAAAGAACCCAGTTTGCCTCTGCACGCTTATGAGTCTCATCACACTTTGTTGGAAAATATGGACGCTCCCCTTTCGATATGCGATGAGGATAATACTCTGTTCAGCCGAGGGAACGAACGACAGTAA